In Nerophis ophidion isolate RoL-2023_Sa linkage group LG03, RoL_Noph_v1.0, whole genome shotgun sequence, the following are encoded in one genomic region:
- the col10a1a gene encoding collagen, type X, alpha 1a: MDIRVGSILLLLVALAAGHGERYVVKKVVKAAPQYQPYSVKGQVVAGEPGAPGEPGPEGPPGPPGPPGKSGEGYPGPQGPAGPQGPAGRSSTGKPGTPGGPGKPGIPGTPGEKGHTGAPGAQGPRGAPGSSGSPGPAGLSSTGKPGPSGLPGSMGPRGEPGLKGHPGIPGLPGQKGDRGVGITGPQGATGPMGPMGPTGAPGQSGVGKPGKSGMPGEPGKSGSPGRDGAPGSMGPQGPKGHTGAPGVGIAGKPGDNGAPGLPGSVGPKGHQGPAGAPGAPGTPGYGKPGANGEKGERGFTGSPGATGPKGEQGPTGYTGATGATGATGSMGPQGARGFPGEPGAVGSKGDTGATGPQGLKGHKGEQGVQGFQGKQGYTGPVGPTGARGATGATGEKGHVGAPGSTGASGLPGPAGPKGLPGRAGEPGSSGSNGSPGSRGPVGPQGPAGAPGLKGHPGLPGAPGPAGMTAKGVSGPMGAPGLPGEPGADGEPGPAGPAGPPGPPGEVVFEKGMGLGEVMVKAPMSAFTAVLTTPYPAGGSPIKFDHIVYNAENHYDAESGIFTCQIPGVYYFSYSIHVNGAHALVALYKNDQPVMFSYDEYNKGFLDQMSGSAVLLLNEQDTVYVQIPDEEANGVFAAENVHCSFSGFLIAST, encoded by the exons atggatatccGAGTTGGAAGCATCCTCCTCCTCCTGGTGGCCCTGGCCGCAGGTCACGGAGAGCGCTATGTGGTCAAGAAGGTGGTGAAGGCCGCACCCCAGTACCAGCCTTACTCAGTGAAGGGCCAGG TGGTGGCAGGTGAGCCTGGTGCCCCAGGTGAGCCCGGCCCTGAGGGTCCCCCTGGCCCTCCTGGTCCCCCAGGTAAGAGCGGCGAAGGTTATCCTGGACCCCAAGGACCTGCCGGACCTCAAGGACCTGCTGGTCGTTCCAGCACTGGCAAACCCGGAACTCCTGGTGGACCTGGCAAACCAGGTATCCCCGGAACTCCTGGTGAGAAGGGACACACTGGAGCCCCTGGCGCCCAAGGACCCAGAGGTGCTCCCGGTTCTTCTGGAAGCCCTGGACCCGCTGGCCTCTCCTCTACCGGCAAGCCTGGACCCTCTGGTCTTCCTGGATCAATGGGACCTAGAGGAGAGCCTGGTCTGAAAGGACATCCTGGTATTCCTGGTCTGCCAGGTCAGAAGGGTGATAGAGGGGTGGGAATTACTGGACCTCAAGGTGCAACTGGGCCAATGGGACCAATGGGACCAACTGGAGCTCCAGGTCAGTCTGGAGTTGGCAAGCCAGGAAAATCAGGAATGCCCGGTGAGCCAGGAAAGTCAGGTAGCCCAGGTAGGGATGGTGCCCCAGGTTCCATGGGACCACAGGGACCCAAAGGACACACCGGTGCCCCTGGTGTAGGCATTGCAGGCAAACCAGGTGACAATGGTGCACCAGGTCTGCCAGGCTCAGTTGGCCCTAAAGGCCACCAGGGACCCGCTGGAGCTCCCGGAGCCCCTGGTACCCCAGGATACGGAAAGCCAGGTGCAAATGGAGAAAAGGGTGAGAGAGGATTTACTGGAAGCCCAGGTGCCACTGGTCCCAAGGGTGAGCAAGGTCCAACCGGATATACTGGTGCCACTGGGGCCACTGGGGCTACTGGCTCAATGGGTCCTCAGGGTGCAAGAGGCTTCCCAGGTGAGCCTGGTGCTGTTGGCTCCAAAGGCGATACAGGTGCCACTGGACCCCAGGGACTTAAGGGACACAAGGGAGAACAGGGTGTACAAGGATTCCAAGGCAAACAAGGTTACACAGGCCCAGTTGGTCCCACTGGTGCCAGAGGAGCCACTGGAGCCACTGGTGAGAAGGGTCATGTTGGTGCCCCTGGTAGCACAGGTGCCTCTGGTCTTCCCGGCCCCGCTGGACCCAAAGGTCTTCCTGGCCGTGCTGGCGAGCCTGGCTCCTCTGGTTCTAATGGTTCCCCAGGCTCTAGAGGTCCTGTTGGACCTCAAGGTCCTGCAGGTGCTCCCGGTCTCAAGGGCCACCCTGGTCTCCCCGGAGCTCCTGGCCCTGCCGGCATGACCGCCAAGGGTGTCTCTGGACCAATGGGTGCCCCCGGTCTCCCTGGCGAGCCTGGTGCTGACGGAGAGCCTGGTCCCGCTGGTCCTGCCGGTCCTCCTGGACCTCCTGGCGAGGTTGTCTTTGAGAAAGGCATGGGACTGGGTGAGGTTATGGTCAAGGCCCCCATGTCTGCTTTCACTGCAGTACTGACCACCCCCTACCCCGCTGGAGGCAGCCCCATCAAGTTTGACCACATTGTCTACAATGCTGAGAATCACTATGACGCCGAGTCCGGCATTTTCACTTGCCAGATCCCCGGAGTTTACTACTTCTCCTACAGCATCCACGTCAACGGTGCTCATGCCCTGGTAGCACTCTACAAGAACGACCAGCCCGTCATGTTCTCCTACGATGAGTACAACAAGGGCTTCCTCGACCAGATGTCCGGCAGCGCTGTCCTCTTGCTCAACGAGCAAGACACCGTGTACGTCCAGATCCCTGACGAGGAGGCCAATGGCGTCTTTGCTGCCGAGAACGTCCACTGCTCTTTCTCTGGCTTCCTCATTGCTTCGACGTGA